The proteins below are encoded in one region of Paenibacillus albus:
- a CDS encoding carbohydrate ABC transporter permease, whose translation MQNSTVKKKIQLLPAYVPLYAWLIFSVILFGWVILASLSSTRDIFTNSLLKSGVHFSNYVNLFKEQEIGRYFSNSVIYTVTACIGIILVAAPAAYILGRASFRGRGLANTMFMSALAIPSILISIPLFSIFVELKLTGSILTLILVYICTNVPFAVFFLTGFFSSVPKEFEESAAIDGCGPIRAFVLIILPVAQPGIVTLSIFNFLGVWNEYFFALIFSNDANSRTLALSLQSIVYGYANTGNYGGIFAACMIIFLPSFIVYLFVSKQIIAGLTVGAVKG comes from the coding sequence ATGCAAAATAGTACAGTCAAGAAAAAAATACAATTGCTCCCTGCGTATGTGCCTCTCTACGCCTGGCTGATTTTCTCGGTCATTCTATTCGGCTGGGTCATTCTGGCATCGCTCAGCTCAACGCGGGATATATTCACGAACTCGCTGCTGAAGAGCGGCGTTCATTTCTCGAACTATGTAAACTTATTTAAGGAGCAGGAGATTGGACGGTACTTTTCGAATAGCGTTATATACACGGTGACTGCCTGCATTGGAATCATCCTCGTTGCCGCTCCGGCCGCTTACATATTGGGGCGCGCCAGCTTTAGGGGGCGGGGACTCGCGAACACGATGTTTATGTCCGCATTGGCAATTCCGAGCATCCTCATCTCGATCCCGTTATTCTCCATCTTCGTCGAATTGAAGCTAACCGGTTCTATCTTAACGCTCATCCTCGTCTATATTTGTACCAATGTGCCATTCGCGGTCTTTTTCTTAACAGGCTTCTTCTCGTCGGTGCCAAAAGAATTCGAGGAGTCTGCAGCCATTGACGGATGCGGTCCGATTCGCGCATTCGTTCTCATCATCCTGCCGGTTGCTCAGCCGGGCATCGTAACGCTGTCGATCTTCAACTTTCTTGGCGTGTGGAACGAATATTTCTTCGCGCTGATCTTCTCTAATGATGCCAATTCGCGAACGCTTGCGCTATCGCTGCAGTCCATCGTTTATGGCTATGCGAATACCGGCAATTACGGAGGAATCTTCGCGGCGTGTATGATTATTTTTCTTCCGAGCTTTATCGTCTATTTGTTCGTATCGAAGCAGATCATTGCGGGGTTGACTGTCGGAGCTGTAAAAGGATAA
- a CDS encoding carbohydrate ABC transporter permease — translation MRLSKSMIALFLGPAVLIYLVIFLYPTARTLAMSFFTIPNLSSKMGEWKFVGFDNYADMFNSSYFIGSVKNVLGIWLIGGVLIFFFAFLYAVILTSGVKGKTFWRSLIFLPNTVSAVVMSVVWLQYIYNPSFGLLTSVFNRLGLTSLAEIQWTDNEHIYYAMIIAFSFGSIGYFMLILNAGINRIPADYYEVATIEGANPWIKFYRITLPLLRDVFRTTLVLWTITAFNFFVWSATFGLDDPHTVTPGYYMYQKVFGMSKASSMLGDESFNVGAGASVGILITLATLLASALINKLFPKDRLEY, via the coding sequence ATGAGATTAAGCAAATCAATGATTGCGTTGTTCCTTGGACCTGCTGTCCTGATCTATCTAGTAATCTTCCTATATCCGACTGCACGAACGCTTGCGATGAGCTTCTTCACAATTCCGAACTTGTCGAGCAAGATGGGGGAGTGGAAGTTTGTCGGTTTCGATAACTACGCAGATATGTTTAATAGCAGCTATTTCATCGGATCAGTCAAAAATGTACTCGGTATATGGCTCATCGGCGGAGTGCTTATCTTTTTCTTCGCGTTTCTGTACGCGGTTATTCTGACCTCGGGCGTTAAGGGAAAGACGTTCTGGCGGTCGCTTATTTTTCTGCCGAATACGGTTTCCGCAGTCGTCATGTCCGTCGTATGGCTCCAATATATTTACAATCCAAGCTTCGGCTTGCTTACTTCGGTATTTAACCGCCTTGGGCTCACATCGCTCGCCGAGATCCAGTGGACGGATAACGAGCATATCTACTATGCCATGATCATTGCGTTCAGCTTCGGGTCGATCGGCTACTTCATGCTCATCTTGAATGCAGGCATCAACCGCATTCCTGCCGATTATTACGAGGTGGCGACGATAGAAGGGGCGAATCCGTGGATCAAATTTTACCGCATTACGCTGCCGCTTCTTCGGGATGTCTTCCGGACGACGCTTGTGTTATGGACCATCACCGCTTTCAATTTCTTCGTCTGGTCGGCGACCTTCGGACTCGACGATCCGCATACCGTCACACCGGGCTATTACATGTACCAGAAGGTGTTCGGCATGTCCAAAGCCAGCTCCATGCTCGGCGATGAATCGTTCAACGTAGGCGCTGGCGCTAGTGTCGGGATATTGATTACGCTAGCAACACTGCTTGCCTCGGCGCTTATTAATAAGCTCTTCCCGAAAGACCGGCTGGAATACTAG
- a CDS encoding ABC transporter substrate-binding protein, translating to MKRRKSLAALTLTSLLAVTALSGCGSSGNDNENAAKATNTNKANASTNTSTEDATNKNTNAAANTTADATNATNTTNAAKLEGKVVFWSMWSNAEPQAKVIDEAVKEFEAANPAVDVEVKYNGRDITKLIKPALESGEQIDIFEQDPEKALSNLKDHVLKLDDLLAQPAIGSEGKSVKDSIIPSLMDWVKSLSVPAGLDEGYYAIPQQPYAVLFFYNKALFAKAGITAVPQTWEEFMADCELLKQSGVEPVTFDDAYRDLFIGGYLGSAMGSEWTDSLVKDKTGELWKDPIVLQFAKDMQTLEAKGYFSKKIAGNKYPAGQQDLAIGKTAMYLNGTWLPNEVAATAGPDFQWGSFQFPTVANGNGKGGQQGLSFGAQGLLINKDSKNANAAFELVKYLVGKKAQDGMSEQALAIPATTDSKWPAPLAEAAVAFSNAKVNMPWGFGIDNGGDFSTGTVIPAFMELATGKLTPEKYVAKMAAEAKKFYGGK from the coding sequence ATGAAAAGAAGAAAATCGCTTGCCGCATTGACGCTCACAAGTTTGCTTGCTGTAACCGCTTTATCGGGGTGTGGATCGTCTGGCAATGATAACGAGAATGCTGCAAAGGCGACGAACACGAACAAGGCGAATGCATCGACGAATACGTCGACAGAGGATGCAACGAATAAGAACACGAACGCAGCCGCAAACACGACTGCAGATGCGACCAATGCAACGAACACGACTAATGCGGCTAAGCTCGAAGGAAAAGTAGTCTTCTGGTCGATGTGGAGCAACGCGGAGCCGCAAGCCAAAGTTATCGACGAAGCGGTGAAAGAGTTCGAAGCAGCGAATCCGGCCGTTGATGTCGAGGTCAAGTATAATGGCCGCGATATTACGAAGCTGATTAAACCGGCGCTGGAGAGCGGCGAGCAGATCGATATCTTCGAGCAGGACCCAGAGAAAGCGCTCAGCAACTTAAAGGATCATGTACTGAAGCTTGATGATCTGCTGGCACAGCCGGCAATCGGAAGCGAAGGCAAGAGCGTGAAGGATTCGATTATCCCTTCTTTGATGGATTGGGTTAAATCCTTATCTGTTCCTGCAGGTCTGGATGAAGGCTATTATGCGATTCCGCAGCAGCCTTACGCGGTTCTCTTCTTCTATAACAAAGCCTTGTTTGCCAAAGCAGGCATAACTGCGGTTCCTCAGACATGGGAGGAGTTCATGGCGGATTGCGAGCTTCTGAAGCAATCTGGCGTTGAGCCCGTAACGTTCGACGATGCTTACCGCGATCTGTTCATTGGCGGATACCTCGGCAGTGCGATGGGCAGCGAATGGACGGACAGTCTGGTTAAAGACAAAACTGGCGAGCTGTGGAAGGACCCGATCGTGCTTCAATTCGCGAAAGACATGCAAACGTTGGAGGCAAAAGGCTACTTCTCCAAAAAAATCGCAGGCAACAAATATCCGGCAGGACAGCAAGATCTCGCAATCGGGAAGACAGCGATGTATCTGAATGGTACTTGGCTCCCGAACGAAGTAGCGGCGACGGCTGGACCTGACTTTCAGTGGGGCTCCTTCCAATTCCCGACTGTCGCGAACGGTAACGGCAAAGGCGGCCAGCAAGGATTATCGTTCGGCGCACAAGGACTGTTGATTAATAAAGACAGCAAGAACGCTAACGCGGCATTCGAACTGGTGAAATATCTCGTTGGCAAAAAAGCGCAGGATGGCATGTCCGAGCAAGCGCTTGCGATTCCGGCAACTACGGATTCCAAATGGCCGGCTCCGCTTGCTGAAGCTGCGGTCGCGTTTAGCAACGCCAAAGTCAACATGCCTTGGGGCTTCGGTATCGATAACGGCGGAGATTTCTCAACAGGCACGGTCATTCCTGCATTCATGGAGCTTGCGACCGGCAAGCTTACGCCAGAGAAATACGTAGCCAAGATGGCTGCTGAAGCGAAGAAGTTCTACGGCGGCAAATAA
- a CDS encoding sensor histidine kinase produces the protein MRIRTQLKLAVSLIAIIMLSIIYFLYMQTSNIVIKNNNQYTEDTIHKFKLNLSQKTDEISQIILSLGFDPFVQKFMTQNDPSLLYEMSNELDRKIISLQAGRKGFRDIVLIGTSGMRYSLNGSIDYVQRSEEQIIGSKKIFVSGLEAVDYSSPTKNSMLFAQNIYSNEPGNGASGKRIGYIAVIIDVDAMFFANDLNVSGDGEPGVGFYLIDRNGSVFPEANSPDIARSISALSSAHASSSGEKLTDSIGGVKGAIQIEPLDSIGASVLSFVPQEALLADLSIVRNRSIIIVIAAILLMMLPFAVIANNIVQPIQRLVRFINAIKSGSIQHLKSTIHLQGNVEMSVVAENLNGMLSEIDNLTSRLVETSTNLLEAEIEKEKAASAYLRSQINPHFLYNTLESIKGAAHEAEAPQIVDMTKALGKLFHYSIKGSETVTLAQELNAVKSYVYLQEIRFEDRFEVFYDFTEEALLVPVPKMILQPIVENAIFHGLEPKMTKGTLHISGEILDGSTLILRITDDGVGIAAERLRLIQQKLLEKPSSLSRVDQASVAEDGIGVFNVNNRLRLAYGFQHGLQITSTADQGTCIILTMPYQATTAIRPGGMAHV, from the coding sequence ATGCGTATCAGAACGCAGCTTAAGCTCGCTGTCTCCCTAATCGCAATCATCATGCTGTCGATTATCTACTTCTTATACATGCAAACTTCAAACATCGTCATCAAGAACAACAATCAATATACAGAAGACACGATTCATAAGTTCAAGCTCAACCTGTCGCAAAAGACGGATGAAATTAGCCAGATTATTCTGAGCCTCGGCTTCGATCCGTTCGTCCAGAAGTTCATGACACAGAACGATCCCAGCCTGCTGTACGAAATGAGCAACGAATTGGACCGCAAAATCATCTCGCTTCAAGCCGGCAGAAAAGGCTTCCGGGACATCGTCCTAATTGGCACAAGCGGAATGCGATACAGCCTTAATGGCAGCATTGATTATGTCCAGCGGTCGGAAGAGCAGATCATCGGCAGCAAGAAAATCTTCGTCAGCGGCTTGGAAGCCGTCGATTATAGCAGCCCGACCAAGAACAGCATGCTGTTCGCCCAGAACATCTATTCGAATGAGCCCGGTAATGGAGCAAGCGGCAAAAGAATTGGCTACATCGCAGTCATCATCGACGTGGATGCCATGTTCTTCGCAAACGATTTGAACGTAAGCGGCGACGGCGAGCCCGGCGTTGGTTTCTATCTGATCGACCGAAATGGCAGCGTTTTCCCGGAAGCTAATTCTCCTGATATTGCGCGCAGCATCAGCGCATTAAGCAGCGCGCACGCCAGCAGCAGCGGCGAGAAACTGACCGATTCTATTGGCGGAGTCAAAGGTGCGATTCAGATCGAGCCGCTGGACAGCATAGGCGCCTCTGTGCTCAGCTTCGTGCCGCAGGAAGCGCTGCTCGCGGATCTCAGCATCGTGCGCAACCGCAGCATCATCATCGTCATTGCAGCGATTCTTCTGATGATGCTCCCCTTCGCCGTCATTGCGAACAATATCGTACAACCGATTCAGCGGCTCGTACGATTTATAAATGCCATTAAATCAGGCAGCATCCAGCACCTGAAATCGACTATTCATCTGCAAGGCAATGTGGAGATGAGTGTCGTCGCGGAGAATTTGAACGGCATGTTAAGCGAGATCGACAACTTGACGAGTCGGCTCGTTGAGACAAGCACCAATCTGCTCGAAGCGGAGATCGAGAAGGAGAAAGCGGCCAGCGCTTATCTGCGCAGCCAGATCAATCCGCATTTTCTCTATAACACGCTGGAATCGATCAAAGGTGCCGCTCACGAGGCGGAGGCGCCGCAAATCGTAGATATGACCAAAGCGCTCGGGAAGCTCTTTCATTACAGCATCAAAGGCTCCGAGACAGTCACGCTCGCACAAGAGCTGAATGCAGTGAAGTCCTATGTGTACTTACAGGAGATTAGGTTCGAGGATCGCTTCGAGGTTTTCTATGATTTTACAGAAGAAGCACTGCTAGTACCTGTGCCGAAAATGATTCTGCAGCCCATCGTCGAGAACGCCATCTTCCATGGCTTGGAGCCCAAGATGACGAAAGGGACCTTGCACATCAGCGGTGAAATCCTTGACGGGAGCACGCTTATCCTGCGAATCACGGATGATGGCGTCGGCATTGCAGCGGAGCGGCTACGTCTAATTCAACAGAAACTGCTCGAGAAGCCGTCCTCGCTCAGCCGCGTCGATCAAGCATCCGTCGCCGAAGACGGAATCGGCGTATTCAATGTGAACAATCGGCTTCGACTAGCCTACGGCTTCCAACACGGACTGCAAATAACAAGCACGGCCGATCAAGGAACTTGCATCATTCTTACGATGCCATATCAAGCGACTACAGCTATACGACCGGGAGGAATGGCGCATGTATAG
- a CDS encoding response regulator: MYRVLLVDDEKLVLRSLASGVDWEASGFCIAGKATNASIAMQYVQELKPHVVFTDIRMPGLSGLELIKQIKELDPDIQVIVISGYAEFAYVQKSLHYGVLGYCLKPFDDHEIGKLLETAAANLNDIAEKRANKLLDMLEGRSTTMTENAFNRLLIGAGLTSDQLHLLVVIGDGQLTFSTGTRWIAINLGKSRTVYLTQLSSADQEAFAATGMDRTVLAAGILGVGAVHMKHSLEGLRERIEQGTLLAWNFFISGRFDIYFESPERQLHDATAVSLIRRLEQAAFVRSHEQVSELLDEMLASRASLTIHHALKIYNIVYFHFAGRLPEEEYIFNMEQLYHLHASFSQMIASLKAYMHESRNGTSNDYSNAPSLSLPSSAVLSRGTGSTTEHANLKEIILFLNDNYHNQISIQSISKKFYLHPNYLSQLFKREIKVTFTEYLTGVRLQEAKNLLRTTSLPIGEVADRIGFRDYFYFTRLFKKNTQQTPKQYRMTYHGIGEE, from the coding sequence ATGTATAGAGTGCTTCTAGTAGATGATGAGAAGTTAGTACTGAGGAGTCTTGCGTCAGGCGTGGATTGGGAAGCGTCTGGCTTCTGCATCGCAGGCAAAGCCACCAACGCTTCTATTGCGATGCAATACGTGCAGGAATTGAAGCCGCATGTGGTGTTTACCGACATCCGCATGCCAGGACTATCGGGCCTCGAGCTGATTAAGCAGATTAAAGAGCTTGATCCGGACATACAAGTGATTGTAATTAGCGGTTATGCCGAATTCGCCTATGTGCAGAAATCCCTCCATTACGGCGTGCTGGGCTACTGTCTCAAGCCCTTCGACGATCATGAGATCGGTAAGCTGCTTGAAACTGCCGCTGCGAATTTGAACGACATCGCGGAGAAACGAGCAAACAAGCTGCTCGACATGCTTGAAGGCCGAAGCACGACAATGACAGAGAACGCCTTTAATCGCTTGCTGATCGGTGCCGGACTCACTTCAGATCAATTGCACCTGCTTGTCGTGATTGGCGATGGCCAACTTACTTTCAGCACAGGCACGAGATGGATCGCAATTAACCTCGGGAAATCCCGAACCGTTTATCTCACTCAGCTGTCATCCGCCGATCAAGAGGCTTTTGCGGCAACGGGGATGGACCGCACTGTTCTGGCTGCGGGCATTCTCGGCGTCGGTGCGGTACATATGAAACACAGCCTGGAGGGATTACGCGAGCGTATTGAACAAGGCACCCTGCTCGCATGGAACTTCTTCATCTCAGGTCGGTTCGACATCTACTTCGAATCACCCGAGAGGCAGCTGCATGATGCAACGGCGGTGAGCTTAATTCGCCGGCTAGAGCAAGCTGCATTCGTTAGATCGCATGAGCAAGTGAGCGAATTGCTGGATGAGATGCTCGCTTCTCGCGCCAGCCTTACCATTCATCACGCGCTGAAGATTTATAACATCGTTTATTTCCACTTCGCAGGCCGGCTGCCTGAAGAAGAATACATCTTTAACATGGAGCAGTTATATCATCTGCATGCAAGCTTCAGTCAAATGATCGCGAGTTTGAAAGCATATATGCACGAGAGCCGGAATGGCACTTCGAATGACTATTCGAACGCCCCTTCTCTCTCCCTGCCCTCGTCAGCAGTCCTCAGCCGTGGCACGGGAAGCACAACAGAGCATGCCAATCTGAAAGAAATCATTCTTTTTCTAAACGACAATTACCACAATCAAATTTCGATACAGAGCATTTCGAAGAAGTTTTATTTGCACCCTAATTATCTTAGCCAGCTGTTCAAACGCGAGATCAAAGTAACGTTCACCGAATATTTGACTGGTGTTCGCTTACAGGAAGCGAAGAACTTGCTGCGTACAACGAGCTTGCCGATCGGCGAAGTAGCGGATCGAATCGGATTCCGAGATTACTTCTACTTCACGCGCCTCTTCAAGAAGAATACGCAGCAAACCCCTAAACAGTACCGGATGACGTATCACGGAATCGGCGAGGAGTGA
- a CDS encoding type 2 periplasmic-binding domain-containing protein has product MNIKPRLIAYAAIISLIISILSGCADTSLQRQSSQPASADSNEHMDISVAIWDLPDSSLEDDPLVKRLEEKLNITIKPVPIAVANYVQQFQMWASTGQLPDIFAVDAVNSQYYRNWRDQGVIRPLPADLKRYPNLAQYLAMPEFEDLKDNGKLFSSRARHMTARSIMCSIDLSLTDGIWRKQQALRRSLRLGNNSAPC; this is encoded by the coding sequence ATGAACATCAAGCCGAGGCTCATCGCCTATGCAGCGATAATCTCCTTAATCATATCCATCCTCTCAGGATGCGCGGACACGAGCTTGCAGCGGCAGTCGTCCCAGCCCGCTTCCGCCGACTCGAACGAGCATATGGACATATCCGTCGCAATTTGGGATTTGCCGGACAGCTCCCTGGAAGACGATCCGCTTGTGAAGCGTCTGGAAGAGAAGCTGAACATTACGATCAAACCGGTCCCTATCGCGGTCGCGAATTATGTGCAGCAGTTCCAGATGTGGGCATCAACCGGTCAGCTGCCTGACATATTCGCGGTTGACGCCGTTAACTCCCAATACTACCGCAACTGGCGAGATCAAGGCGTCATTCGTCCGCTGCCTGCAGACTTGAAGCGATATCCGAATCTGGCGCAGTACTTGGCGATGCCGGAATTCGAAGATCTCAAGGACAACGGGAAGCTTTTTTCATCCCGCGCAAGACATATGACAGCACGGAGTATAATGTGCTCGATCGACTTGTCGCTTACAGATGGGATTTGGCGCAAGCAGCAGGCATTACGAAGGAGCCTGAGACTTGGGAACAATTCCGCGCCATGCTGA
- a CDS encoding extracellular solute-binding protein, translating to MLDRLVAYRWDLAQAAGITKEPETWEQFRAMLKAIVDKDPENKHITGLTSVSRLLVGGLFWLYGSPAATSDGSGSDYKWIKEDGRYIPAVFSKHATSSLQLLRDFYTSGLIDPDLPITKGNMGLDKFTDGKVAAIITSGMFRSVDANMNKNRWQKLYPGKDDFYDKVKFLKPLPSMDGKRYSPVFKTFWSESYISSNVSDAKMERILQLFDYMNSPEFLEMRHYGLDGVDYTKRGETITKKDPSVNILLKYPSFSSFANLANWDGMFGLDPNYTGISPKAYDAQQELLSYALKMTSKQAYEPRLTNISTKTKNTFTIFDNDDMIRVMISKLPVNVIWQSIVEGYKAKGLDQMIREVNDKAKAMGIE from the coding sequence GTGCTCGATCGACTTGTCGCTTACAGATGGGATTTGGCGCAAGCAGCAGGCATTACGAAGGAGCCTGAGACTTGGGAACAATTCCGCGCCATGCTGAAGGCAATCGTTGACAAAGACCCGGAGAATAAGCATATTACCGGCTTGACATCCGTCTCCAGGCTGCTGGTCGGCGGCTTGTTCTGGCTATACGGCTCGCCTGCGGCAACGAGCGATGGCAGCGGCAGCGACTACAAATGGATCAAGGAAGACGGACGCTACATACCGGCGGTATTCTCGAAGCATGCCACCTCGTCCTTGCAGCTGCTCCGGGACTTCTACACCTCGGGATTAATTGATCCTGATTTACCGATCACCAAAGGCAATATGGGCCTTGATAAATTCACCGATGGCAAAGTAGCGGCAATCATCACATCAGGCATGTTCCGCTCCGTTGACGCCAATATGAACAAGAACAGATGGCAGAAGCTCTATCCCGGCAAGGATGACTTTTATGATAAAGTCAAGTTTCTAAAGCCGCTTCCAAGCATGGATGGCAAGCGCTATAGTCCCGTATTCAAGACGTTCTGGTCCGAGAGCTACATCTCATCGAACGTCTCGGATGCGAAGATGGAACGCATTCTGCAGTTATTCGACTATATGAACTCGCCGGAATTTCTGGAGATGCGGCACTACGGATTAGACGGCGTCGATTACACGAAGAGGGGCGAAACAATTACGAAGAAGGATCCATCCGTAAATATCTTGCTTAAATATCCTTCATTCTCTTCTTTCGCCAATCTGGCCAATTGGGATGGCATGTTCGGGCTGGATCCGAATTATACCGGCATTTCGCCCAAAGCATACGATGCACAGCAGGAGCTTCTCTCCTATGCGCTGAAAATGACGAGCAAACAAGCGTATGAGCCGCGTCTGACGAATATATCCACCAAGACGAAGAACACATTCACGATCTTCGACAACGACGATATGATTCGCGTCATGATCAGCAAGCTCCCCGTTAACGTCATTTGGCAATCCATTGTCGAAGGCTACAAGGCCAAAGGACTGGATCAGATGATCCGCGAGGTGAACGATAAGGCGAAGGCGATGGGCATCGAGTAG
- a CDS encoding cold-inducible protein YdjO-related protein, giving the protein MERMNYKLSIIEEEKPKLIATKIWKCKNAECKAWVRDEFANEGEQACPICKGPMHRSMRHLPAVQNKIKKAPKKPKSEWE; this is encoded by the coding sequence ATGGAAAGGATGAACTACAAGTTGTCAATCATCGAAGAAGAGAAACCGAAGCTAATTGCGACAAAAATTTGGAAATGTAAAAATGCGGAGTGTAAAGCGTGGGTACGAGATGAATTCGCGAATGAGGGCGAGCAAGCTTGTCCAATTTGCAAAGGTCCGATGCATCGCAGTATGAGGCATTTGCCCGCTGTTCAAAATAAAATCAAGAAGGCGCCTAAAAAGCCGAAATCCGAATGGGAATAA
- a CDS encoding APC family permease — protein sequence MKEQAKLQQNLSLQHIVFLGLAWMTPMIYFSIYGIAYEAAGGMLTQAYLLAFIAIMFTAYSYSMMARAHSTSGSAYSYVKKAIHPYLGFLVGWALLLDYLFSPIIACLTFGIYMHAQFPAIPAYMWMIGLNLLMTAVNIKGASFSANLSKLFVLLQMCFIALFCILLIRNFSMHTTALEPLLQTQIPITKILTGASIICFSFLGFDSITTMTEETKNAHKNIPRAIGIIIGVACVLYVTPSYLTQLSLPNAIAFVNLDSAGLEIVQKVGGAALGSVFIIVLLFAIFTQGISSVSSVSRLMYVMGRESILPSRCFAYVHPKLKTPIVNILIVGMVSLLALVISLDAAVKFVNFGALTAFFFVNLAVIGHYYIKLRQRSTVQTIKFLIIPGIGAVIILCLFTLLSKDALLMGFGWLLFGILYHAYRTQGSTLRSMIIRSKLRLDKSKSAL from the coding sequence ATGAAAGAACAAGCGAAGCTTCAACAGAATTTATCTCTTCAGCACATTGTTTTTCTAGGCCTCGCCTGGATGACTCCGATGATCTACTTCTCCATCTACGGCATCGCGTATGAAGCCGCGGGAGGTATGCTAACACAAGCTTATCTACTCGCATTCATTGCCATTATGTTCACCGCTTACAGCTACAGCATGATGGCGAGAGCCCATTCCACTTCCGGCTCTGCTTATTCTTACGTGAAGAAAGCGATTCACCCCTATCTCGGGTTTCTTGTCGGCTGGGCGCTGCTGCTGGATTATCTCTTCTCTCCAATTATCGCTTGCCTCACGTTCGGCATCTACATGCATGCTCAATTCCCGGCCATTCCCGCTTATATGTGGATGATCGGACTAAACTTGCTCATGACAGCCGTCAACATAAAGGGAGCTTCATTCTCAGCGAATCTATCCAAGCTGTTCGTCCTTCTTCAAATGTGCTTCATTGCGTTGTTTTGTATACTGTTGATCCGAAACTTTTCGATGCATACTACAGCCCTAGAGCCGCTTCTGCAAACGCAAATTCCCATCACCAAGATACTGACAGGCGCCTCCATCATCTGTTTCTCATTCCTCGGGTTCGATTCCATTACGACGATGACAGAAGAAACGAAGAATGCACACAAGAACATCCCAAGAGCAATCGGCATTATTATTGGAGTTGCGTGCGTATTATATGTGACGCCATCGTATCTGACACAGCTTTCGTTACCAAACGCAATCGCATTCGTAAACCTTGATTCTGCAGGACTTGAGATTGTGCAAAAGGTCGGCGGAGCAGCACTCGGATCAGTCTTCATCATTGTGCTCTTATTCGCCATCTTTACGCAAGGAATCTCTTCCGTCTCCAGTGTATCGCGATTGATGTATGTCATGGGCCGGGAATCTATTCTGCCAAGCCGTTGTTTCGCCTATGTACATCCCAAGCTAAAAACGCCGATCGTGAATATCTTAATCGTCGGAATGGTATCGCTGCTTGCACTCGTGATCTCGCTCGATGCCGCCGTCAAATTCGTTAACTTCGGAGCCCTTACCGCTTTCTTCTTCGTTAATTTAGCAGTCATAGGGCATTATTATATCAAATTACGACAAAGATCGACAGTCCAAACAATAAAGTTCTTAATCATCCCCGGTATTGGCGCAGTTATCATCTTGTGTCTCTTCACATTACTTAGTAAGGACGCTTTGCTGATGGGCTTCGGCTGGCTGCTCTTCGGCATTCTGTACCATGCCTACCGGACGCAAGGCAGCACACTCAGATCCATGATCATACGCAGCAAACTGCGGCTGGACAAATCAAAGAGCGCCCTCTAG